The Glycine soja cultivar W05 chromosome 9, ASM419377v2, whole genome shotgun sequence sequence CTCTATCTTTTCTATCCTATGACAAGTATAGAACTTAAACTTCCAAGTGTCCTCTTGTTCTTATGTCATGACCTCGTATTTATTTCACCCTCTGATTCGAGGAGCCTTTATCACATTTTTGGGGATGAGAAATGATGGAAGCCCGCTCGTCATCCAAAGAAGGTATCTCAAATCTTATTGCATGCATCTTTCTTCTTAAGACATTTGGACAACATTCAGTATCGAAGGAGTTGTTGTCCTTCTTCATTCAAAAGAAACTCAATTAACATTCAATCATGAGAATTTAGTGCCTTTACGGAGCAAGATACAATTCAAAAGAAACCTATACCCAAATTAAGGATGAAAAGGAGAAAACATAATGTTCCAGGGCTTTCAATAACTAGAATATTCTCACCCTTAGCCTGAAGCTTAGAATGCTCAAGCACTTTACTTCCTGTGTCATGCTTAGCTTGAGAAATTCTACACTTAGCCTGAAGCTCATGCTAAGCTTAATAAAATAGCATGCTTAGCCTTAAGCCCCTAGAGCTAAATCTTCAATTTGTGCTTTCTCGGGTTAAGTCTCACAAATCACAGGCTTAGCATAGAACTTAATTTTTGGGCAAAATGTAGGGAGTTTCAATTTTGGCAACTTAACCAATTCTAAACATCATAAAAGACCCATGAATGATCCATCAAGCATTAATACACCAAACTAACATCTAATAACTCATAAATCATGCAACCCAGATAAAACCCCCAAATTTATCAAGTTAGGGTTCAAACCCAACTTTCCCAAATCAAAGAATATAATCCATgttcaagagaaagaaaaaaaaggaaaggaaatgaATATGAAATACTCACTGGGTAATGTCAAGAGCGTGGGTCTCCCTTGATCTTTCTCCCTTCTACtcctttctccttcttccttttttccttctcttttccaAGTGAGTTATAAGGGGGCGAAGGAGGGGAAGGGTTTTAATACTCCAAGAGGTTCATGTGCCTTTTATTGGGCCTAAAAGGTTTTCTCTCTTAACATATGATCCATCTCATTGTTTAACTCGTATTGGGCCTAAGAGGGTCATGTGTCCCCAAGACTAAAAACACATATAGTGcacattaaaaaagaaaacatcacATTaggtaataataatatataatacaatattGTGATATTATTACTAGCATCCTATTTTGGGGTATTACAAATGGTCTAAAAGAGTATCATTAATGTTGGGATTGGGATGTGTGACGACAATGCCCAATAGCTATGTTACTAAAGTCAACtcaatatttatttcaaaatttattggaaatcaATTATCATTCGAGGAATCTATTGAATAGATAGGTATATTTTgagagttttataattttttatttaataataaaattattttttatctcattttgtGTGATACTTAAAGTCTCAGCAAAAGAATATTGTGTTTATGCACCATCAGTTAACGCTTTacccaaaaagaaataaataaataaataaatgcaatAAGACATGTATGAAAATGATTGTTTGTTCAACAATAACAAGTTTTcaaaactattaattttatatatatatatatatatatatatatgtgtgtgtgtgtgtgtgtgtgtgtagaaATCAAATCAAGTTTATAACAAGACTAAGGTTACAAACACAAGTTAGTATAGTTCATTACACTCAATTTTATtagtgttaatttatttttataaaagaagaaaaatcttttaactCTCTTTAGATAAACAAGAGCAAGATCAATAACTTTATTAAGGCCCATCTCAAAGGATGTACCCGAGGACCTATTCATCAAGTTGTTgtgtcaattttgttttttctcgtTCACTCATGATCACTTTTTCAATTGTCTCTTTCATTgtcattattatcattatcgATAAACTAAGGACTATCAAAGAGGTCAACCCAAGGAGTGAAAATATGAgagataaaagtgaaaaaagaaatgtGGAAGAAGAGAATAGTAAGTAATTATTATTGAAGATAACTTCTATTTTCATGAGAATAGAAAAGAAGATAAATGAGTAACTTGCCCATTCTAGGGTAGGGTGAAAGTGGTTCATtgtgtaccaaaaaaaaactgGCCTTCAGATTAATCTTTTACTCACTATAATACTATGCACCTTCCACATCATATTTCTCCCTCCCCAGATTTAAGCCACCACCAGCGATCGCTGCCACCACTGTGCGTCGTGGCCAGAGACGAATTTCAAAGACAGCATTACGGCTTCCCTCCTCCTTTCTCCTCCTTTTTTCCAGATTCACCATGTCATCTCCTCCTCGGCGGCGACGTCACTTTCTGAGCTCGCTCTCCCTTTCGTCGTCGTCTCGTTGCGTCGCAGCATCATCGTGTCTCTTAGATTTACCGTGTCATCATCGACGTCGGTGACGACGAATTCTCGCCGCAACATCATCAATGAGGATCTCAAATCTCTTTTCTCAAAACAAATAGACATGAGATCATACAGGAGAAactaaatttgttttgccccttTGTTTTTTTGCCTCTAAAACCATATTTCAGTACTCTATTTTAGTTGATTTTTCAGAAATTGGTGTTCCTTTTCATCTTTTGATTGACTTTGTTTTAATGAATTCTGGCTTTATTGACACTGATGAGTTGTGAGGGGCTGCCGGAAGGAGAAGAGGGCAAAGGTGGGGGAGGAAACAAGGCCACTGATGGTTGGGAGAACAGATTTGGGGAGGGAggggaagaagagaaagaaagaaagaaaaaaaatagcatcGCCGTCGGAAATCACCTTCGGCGACGGCTGATAGAGAAGATCCAGGAAGGGAGCATAAATATGGTGGAGAAGGTGAATGATAAGAGAGGTGAGACTAGATTAAtctaatgataaataataatgatCCATTTTACACCACATATAAGGTAGTCCACGGAAGCAATGCCCTAactttttataatgttttttttcaaaacttggaCCAGAATTGAGAATGTGATATTTTCGGTTCACTTTCCCAAAATTTTTCTTGATACTTGAATCAAAGACAACCTAAGTGCTTTTGTCATGAAATTCATGCTTACATAAATGGTTGGTTACACATTGGCAACAAAATTAACATTCTGAAATCAAATAGGAAAAAGGATAAGTGGATAATAGTCCTCACATTAGCATAACAAAATTCTTCAACACCCCCACCTTTGTAAGTATTTCGTCGAGGAGAAAAACTTTAGAACCGATTTGGATGAATGCCATCATCACTTTAAATCATGTGGTAAATATACACACAAATTGTGTCAGATATCTCTGAATAAACAAAATTCTTTACTAATTTACATCCCTGTAGTAGttaatccaataaaaaaaaaaataagacttattaaatttgatcaaaccaaaaacaaattacAATCAATAGTCATTCATGGTGAAGGAAGGGCCTTGAGTGGTGACGGTTAAATACTTTTCTCTTCACTTTCCCACCTTGATTTGAAGGTTGCTCATCCCAACATCCACCTTTTCCACACTAGATTCATTTCTCATTTCATTTGGTGTAGACTCTATGCCCTGGAGCCATGGGTGTTGCAGGCACTGCTGTGCTGTTGGCCGCTTCTCGGGTGCAAAATCAAGAAGTGGTGAAAGAAACTCTGAAAACTCATGAGCATCACGCTCTGAAAATTTATATCTAACAACCAACAGTTTGCTTAGCGGCCAAAACTTTAGTCTGCGAATCCTCCTGAGATCTCCATGTCTGTCAAAGAAATCCTTGGATTTTGCTCCAGAAGTAGCAACCTGCAACATGCAAGATTAGATTTTGCATAATAGCTATTTGAATAATATGCAGAGAGAGAATTTTCTACCTTCCGGGGCATCTTTCCAAGGAGTTCCATCATCAGGGCAAGGTGATCCTGAAACCAACGTAGCACAAAGTTTTATTACTCTAACATGCAATCTGAGTTATAGACTTCTGTAGTTGTGTCCGTCAAGTCAAAGCAATCACAACTAACGTATCCTTAATGGTAACTATGATTCAATAGCTTGTCTACTTGCACGTTACAGCTATTTCAACACAGATATAAATCAGTGGACATGCAAGGAACTCATAATTTCTTCCAATACCAATAGAAAGGATCATAAATACatagaaaaatttaaactatagaTTGATTAATATATGATCTAGTCATCCGTGGATCACACATTATATTTATCTTGCTTTCAGTCATCAGGAACCAGAAGCAGAAGGAATTCAAAATAGTCATGGGCTTTGAGATACCTATTATATGGATTAATCAAAACTATATTctgaaatcaaatgaaaaattctTACTATTGCAAAGTGTCAACTTGACTTCAAATGGACTCATTATCATAAACACTGTCATCCATTCATAGAAGATGCGgaacataatttaaataataatagtgTACAAACAAAATCAACATACCTCATCCTCACTAAAACCTTGTCCATCCTTGGGAGTAAATAGCATATCACCAGTGGCAAGCTCAAAAGCAATGCAAGCGAAAGACCACATGTCAACAGAGAATGAATAACCGGCGTGCAGTATTACTTCAGGAGCTCTGTACTGTCTTGTCTGAATTTCTTCTGCAAACTGCTTATCGGCCCAACAAGCATTTCCAAAATCTACCACCTTGCATCTCACATCAATCCCATCAAGATTTCTCTCAGACTTTGGAGCTTCAATTCCTCCTATTGGAGAACTTCTTCCAGATATTTTTGCAACTGCCCTCCTAGCTCTTCTTTTCAACTTTTTCTCAATAAGACTAGTAACTCCACCACCATTTATGCTACCCTCGGGCCTCTCTAATATTGGGGTGAGTCCAGATCTAACGGGGTCTTTGCCAGGATCAATGGTAGAAACCAGAAGAACATTTTCTGGTTTTAGGTCTGAGTGGATAATACCATGTTCTCTATGCAAATAATCCAAACCAATCAAAATGCACTTGCAAATCTCCCTAACTTTATTCAATGGAAGGCCTTTGTACCGATTATATTTGATTAGACGAAGCAAACTATCCCCAAGAAACTCAAGCACCATGCAAAGGTGCTGGCCATTAGGACCTGTGTGCTTAAAGTGATCAATCAAATGGACAACACATTTTGAATCCATGTCGGCACCATCAGAAAGGGATGTAAGAACATCAATTTCATGAAGGGCAGCCTGAACAAACTGGGCCGCACTTTTCTGGATCTTGAGAGCGACATATGCctgaaaatcaaaatttaaaattagaatatattgataaaaaagaaaagactgctggaccaaaataataaaaaagttatcaCTGCCTGAGCAAAATCAATTGGAACTTGGGACACAAGCAGACCTATTTATggaaaatttctttaattaaacaTGGATACATGAACTATTAGATGAAGAAAGGATAATACTTGGACCTAATTTATAGCAACTACCAGAGGGATTGTGCCACTGTGGAAACACCCCTGCTGGATATACAGACAGTGTATATGATATACAGTATACACGTTAAGTTTCCTCTGATTATTTTaccatctttttcttctttctttggactcctttccttttctaaatttaagCATTTATCCAGACCCCACAATAATAAAGAAGTGATTTAATGGTAGCAGAAGTTCTGGATCCATGAAGTTAGGAGTGTATGTATAAAAAGGACACCCAAGTTAGTATTAGATTTAACTCCTCTAAAGTATCGGTTGCACTTTAGAGAATAAAGTATGAAGTATAATAATTGATTGTAGAATCATAAGTTGAGATTGTGATACAATATAAGTATGAGTATAACAAcctaagggtgtgtttggtttgtatttcattttctgtttttattttctgttttcatcttctgaaaactattttcattttcaaaaaattaaaattctgaaaatatgtttagtttaacgtcttgttttctactttcaagaaataaaaacactgaaaatgcgttttcaaaagaaaatgtatttttagatttgcttaaaattatattcattgtCACCGGGTTTTCATTTTACCAAAAATGAGGTTCCTGGTTTCaactgaaaacgagattttattgttttcagtttttagttcgtttgagaaaatattttcactgaaaatgttttcaaaaattcaaccaaacgtatttttattaccattttctatttccaatgaaaatgaaaatagaaaataaccaaaccaaacactccCTAAGAATTTGTTAAAAACTACTCCGTTAATTTACCCATCAACTCTCACTTTAGAGAAGTCAAATCTGTCGTAACATTCAACTTTGCTGGATTAGAACTGAAATTCAGAATGACAGTGTTTCCATAAGCAGCTAACTGTCAACCGTTCAACAAAATTAATGCACACACACAAAAAGACACCAGGTGTTACTATTAAAAAGAAGCGTAAAGCGCATTTACCAAATCAGCAAGAACCTTATAAAAACAAAGAGGCGCAGAGACACATTTACTGATTCTTTGCAAGCAGACAAATCTTTGTGTTCCAGGTGATCACATTTTATGATGACCATGTTTGTCATTCCAACATGCAAGTTCTGTTTAAGAATTTCTGACACATGGGAGTCATAAGGTTGGATTGGTGGTTGAAGGAACAAGGGGGGAGACAGATGGGTTCAAATCCCTTCCAATAGCATTTTAACAAAACCAATAACTaacatttgctgataaaaataaaaaataaaagtatttcttATACATGTTGAAAAATACAAATACCAACAGAAGAAGTGGCAGCGACATGGGAAGACAACAAGGTTGTTCAACATACATATACATCCCAATTCGATCCATTCAATGAAATGTTACCCTTAAGTCAGAAACGGACAACACAAATATACACACATTAGACCGAATAAACCAATGTTTCTATTGTATAAAGAAAGGAAAACCTattgggagagagagagagaggaaaaaaaacataaacaaaaacatccaattacatatttcaacttacaatcacaaacacacacacacaaacatatTATGAAACAtaatgaaacaacaaaaggaAAATCTTATAACAACCACTACATAATTCAAAGCAGACAAACATGATTAATGAAACACACGAAACCAGCACAGAATCTAACAACGCCCCACCACTCTTACAGATTCAAAACTGATTgccataacaacaacaacaaggccTTATCCACCAAGCAAGGTCGACTACATGGATCACACGAAGCCATTCaactcaaataaaaacaaactgaTTGCCATAacgattaaaagaaaaagaaaaaaaaaaagacccaaCAACTATTCACATCAAAACACAAATCAATCCCAAAAACTGAAAGGCTAGgggcaattcaaatttcaaaacaaccCCTTTGGAAGGAAATAAACAAAGAAAgattaaaagaatgaaaaagagaagaGTGAGGATCAAACATACAGATGTAGTAGTATCATAGGCAAGCCAAACTGTTGAAAACTGGCCCCAACCGAGCTTCCTCTGCGCTATGTACCTGCCGCCGGCGAACTGGTCGGCGACTCTTACGGCGTGGTACCCTCCTTTCCGGTAAGAGTCGAACCCCTCATCGTCCTCTTCAGAACCAGATGAAGAAGAACACGACATCACCTTTGATCTATTCAAAAACTTCACCTTTTACTTCAAAATCACACACCCAAtgattcttcttccttcttctttctctctatgCTTTGCCACACCCCAAGTTctgttcttttatttaataaaaaaaaagtttttaaataaatcccCTTTTGTTTAAATTGTGACCGAAATTTGAAGCTTTTGTTTCGGAGATGGGAGAGGGGTGTGTGTGGCCTCCTCAAATCACGAGACTCTCTCTTTCAACAATCCTCCACTTTTTTCTCTATGCTTTTGCTTCTCTTGCAATGGTTCTCTGAAGGTGGTGTGTTGTGTGGGTCTTGTATTTTCATACGGTCtgttttttactttcttaatatttttttcccaaaataaCTGTTCATTGTTTGTTTACTATTGTACCCTTTGGCTTCTCAGTTTTGTATGAATTAAAGAAGGGCATTTTGGGGATTTGAATTGTTGGATGTTATTTTAGGTGGGGAGGTGTAATCAGGCTCATGAAAAAGGGTTGGGAGTTTGCTGCCCTTTCCTGTGTCACCCATCTGCTTCCTATCTTTACCCTTTTGCgtgcttttttctttcttttttcccttagcacttgttttgtttcttttaccATGTGGTGGTGCTTCTTCTTCAATACCTTGTTTTAGGGGGTGGAAATTCAAGATTACAACACCCAATTTTGTCATTAGCATACCGTATATTATGTCTTCTCACTTGATAACAAGTCAACCAATCAATGGCAAATAAGTCTCATTATCTTAATGAggagtataaattaatttttacccgtgaaatataattttaagagtaAACAATATACTTCCctcaaaaaagtaaataataggcaaaattacatttttgatCTCTCAGATTGTCTCTAATTTCGAATTTTGTTCCCCAATaaattaattcacaaattttgtcctcttattttttaaaatcatgcaATGTTGGTCCCCCCCAAGTCACAATTGGACATTGACCGTTAGCAAGTGACGTTTATTGTCACGTGTTACtttcttattggatgatgactgTTACGTGTCATGTTTTGATTGGATGTCAACtccatgaaagatgaaatgcattgttgttttcattgaccaatcagaacatgacacaTGGCAATTATCATTCAATAAGAACGTGACACATGACACATGACAGTCAACATTCATTTGTAATAGTCAATGTCCAATTGTGGGTTGGGGGGCCAACATtgcatgattttgaaaaataggaggacaaaatttgtaaattaatttactgGGGAACCAAATCTGAAATTGGAGACAAATTGGAgaaccaaatttataattttggctAAATAATATACTTTATCCAATATTCAATATAAGACATTGAATTACACAtaccaagaaaataaataaattgattggttttattggtttttttaaatattaataattatcaattttatccttatttataatcattaacttattataatatataaatattaaaatctaaGAACATTAtgcattattattaataaaaaaatcacaaatactTAGAGtatttaataaaggaataaatgtTGAGATTCTAACAAGTTGTTGATATATTTAGTGTTGAACTCAGTTCCCTCAAGTAAAACATCGTATTTGAAtcttgtgaatgaaaaaaaaatataattaggaaGAAAGATCCCATTAAAGGtgattaattagattttttgaCGAAAATTAATTATCAGCAAAACTGATGAATACTTTATATCAATATCACATtgacaaagaaaaacaaatgttGAGATTAAAAAGATGTTtcataaaaattgtaaaatatctTATGAAAAGATCTACCGATTCCTTTTAAACATGTGGATGTAGGTTGGAAACTATGGGGACAATTGTCCCcacaaaagtaaatttttttactcgaatatattaaataattattggttTTGCTCCCATAAAAATAGGGATTGCccccataaaatattttaaaaaaattattatcaaagataaagagaaaataaattgatattaatttcatccactttattctttgaaattgtaaaaatttaggcattttactctctttttatcttttgtaaaaatttatatttttgtcccACTAAAAAAATTCACTATTACTAGATGATGTCTTATGTTAAGAATCGGAGGAAGTGTGTAATAAAGGTGAGCTATATTTTTAagctattatttaattacaaattcacatatatatatcagatttgttaactttttttaaaccaaaaaattgcataattttttaGCACAAGTATTCAATAACAATCTATAataagtatattattttataacaattattttaaaaattgtatctATCCATAGTGTAAATTTTTCgataaaatatagaaataaaaatgtgtttcgaataattaattataaataactatttgcCAAATGTGCACTAAATGTCTGACATTGCCAAAACTCGCCAAGTTCAAAGTGAATTCCTAAAGGTAGTTTTAAAAGTTACACAACCTCAACATTCTTCGAGTTTTTAGTGACTTTGCCGTGCTTGGCAATTATTGCCTTTAGTATAAAACCGAGAGTGTGGCAATTATTGCCGTGCTTGACATTGccaattattgcttttactaCTTACTTCATAGTAGTAAGTAGTAACATCGACTCAATGATAGGTAAAGAATCTTTGCATTTAATTTGATCAAGTAACTTGAAGACAACTTTGTTGTTAACTTATTGATAGGGAATTTTGGTTAAAggttcaaaaattaatttaataaacaaataaatattttaatagaactttattctttttaatcagaaaaaaaaaatataacgatgggaacaaggggttccCAAAACCCATATACAATGAGAAACAGAACCAAGTGCAAAGAGTTCCCTGTATATTTGACTATCCATACCATGCCTCCCGTATGACTAGACTCACAGATTCATCAAACCATTTTAATTAGCCTTCTATTCCCAACCCATCACAGATTACTCGGGTCTCCCTTTTCATGTTTCCAAATCTGcatatcatttttttcctataGTTCTATTTGTACAACGTACAGCAGCTTCATCAAAGCATGACAGTAACCaatatcaaaattaacaaaaccttCTATTCCATTGCCATTTCCCATGAATTTTACCTTGCTGGTACAATTATCCTTCCCTGAGAATTTACTCTCCCTGGTCACAACAAATAACAAGACAGATAGGGGAAGCTCTCACAACCTTTGATTCAAAATTGATCTAATATTAGAAGACCAGTCATATAATGAACATTGAAAGTTCTTTACTTTAGCCCGACTCCATTGCTAGGACCTCACTTTTATTAGTTCCATCATGTGGAACCTACAGACTTGGCTTCCTTTAAATACCACTTCATTTCTTTATATCCAAATTGTCCACAAAACTGCTAGTCAGACATTCGACCATCTGCGCTTGTTTACCGTGAACCCAACCTGCAAATTGCCAATAGAACTCTTTATGTTAATCAAAACATAAGTATTTTAAGTTCTTAAGAAATATCGAATTCTTacaatcattataaatatatgttcgAAAATATATTCTCTATTTCAAAAGCATTCTCTTGCTCAAAAGCATTCTCACCTTTATGTTGCCTCATTTCAAACACTGCACAATTGAGAAAATGATAAATCGatttttcataaacaaattTTCTCAACTACCCCAACATAACTTTAATAAgaaattgcatttgcataataaataagtatgtttttttatacaataaagAGGTATAAGAAGAGATGTTAAAAAAgtatgagataaaaaaaagggtaacgtgatatggataaaaaaaagttgcaatgcaaaaaaaaaagtgtgtgtaTGAATAGGACTCCTATAACTCAAATATACGGAAATTCATTGGTGCAAGTTGCTTAACACTAAGTCTTTTAACAAAGATTTGGGCTCGACTTATTAGACATGAAGTCGCTCGAGGTACCACTTCACTCGAAATGGGTGGATCAAGTGGAAGAAGATTAATTGAGTACCAAGTAAAAGCATCAAATATCTCCCGGCCggttacaaataaaatataactcaaaaataaaattgcatttaATGACTTAtgtatgtaattttaaaaaaattataccgttatagttttattaatattttaaataattttgactaaatctttatagttttaaaaatatttaaatcatgcTTTATTTACTATTGgtcattaatttttaactatataaaaacatttaaaattcaaatatattcgAGAAACCTttctacttaattttttt is a genomic window containing:
- the LOC114368914 gene encoding probable serine/threonine-protein kinase sky1; its protein translation is MSCSSSSGSEEDDEGFDSYRKGGYHAVRVADQFAGGRYIAQRKLGWGQFSTVWLAYDTTTSAYVALKIQKSAAQFVQAALHEIDVLTSLSDGADMDSKCVVHLIDHFKHTGPNGQHLCMVLEFLGDSLLRLIKYNRYKGLPLNKVREICKCILIGLDYLHREHGIIHSDLKPENVLLVSTIDPGKDPVRSGLTPILERPEGSINGGGVTSLIEKKLKRRARRAVAKISGRSSPIGGIEAPKSERNLDGIDVRCKVVDFGNACWADKQFAEEIQTRQYRAPEVILHAGYSFSVDMWSFACIAFELATGDMLFTPKDGQGFSEDEDHLALMMELLGKMPRKVATSGAKSKDFFDRHGDLRRIRRLKFWPLSKLLVVRYKFSERDAHEFSEFLSPLLDFAPEKRPTAQQCLQHPWLQGIESTPNEMRNESSVEKVDVGMSNLQIKVGK